Proteins co-encoded in one Streptomyces roseochromogenus subsp. oscitans DS 12.976 genomic window:
- a CDS encoding acyl-CoA dehydrogenase family protein: MSSVEEFRTEIRAWLRANLTGEFADLRGRGGPGREHEAFAERLAWERHLAAAGWTCVGWPKEYGGRGATLEQQVAFHEEYALADAPARVNHIGEQLLGPTLIAFGTPEQRERFLPPIVAVEELWCQGYSEPDAGSDLANVRTRAERQGTQWVVTGQKTWTSLAHESHWCFVLARTEPGSTRHQGLSYLLVPLDQPGVEIRPITQLTGTSEFNEVFFDGVRAEASHIVGAPGEGWQVAMATLGFERGVSTLGQQVGFRRELEAVIELAKRNGAAADPLIRDRIARAWTGLETIRFNALRMLKGVAAGAPGPEASIGKIFWATWHRELGELAMDVCGAGGMLAAGEPYDLTDWQRLFLFSRSDTLYAGSNEIQRNIIAERVLGLPKEARP; the protein is encoded by the coding sequence ATGAGCAGCGTCGAGGAGTTCCGCACGGAGATCCGCGCCTGGCTGCGGGCCAACCTCACCGGTGAGTTCGCGGACCTGCGCGGGCGCGGCGGGCCGGGACGGGAACACGAGGCCTTCGCCGAACGCCTGGCCTGGGAGCGGCACTTGGCGGCCGCTGGGTGGACCTGCGTCGGATGGCCGAAGGAGTACGGCGGCCGGGGCGCGACCCTGGAGCAACAGGTCGCCTTCCATGAGGAGTACGCGCTCGCGGACGCCCCCGCCCGCGTGAACCACATCGGCGAGCAGCTCCTCGGACCCACCCTGATCGCTTTCGGCACACCCGAGCAGCGCGAGCGGTTCCTCCCGCCGATCGTGGCGGTGGAGGAGCTGTGGTGCCAGGGCTACAGCGAGCCGGACGCCGGGTCGGACCTGGCGAACGTACGGACCCGGGCCGAGCGGCAGGGGACGCAGTGGGTGGTGACCGGGCAGAAGACCTGGACCTCGCTCGCGCACGAGTCCCACTGGTGCTTCGTCCTCGCCCGCACCGAGCCCGGCTCCACCCGGCATCAGGGGCTGTCCTACCTGCTGGTGCCGCTGGACCAGCCGGGTGTCGAGATCCGGCCGATCACCCAGCTGACCGGCACCTCCGAGTTCAACGAGGTGTTCTTCGACGGGGTCCGCGCGGAGGCGTCGCACATCGTCGGGGCGCCGGGAGAGGGGTGGCAGGTCGCCATGGCCACCCTCGGCTTCGAACGCGGGGTGTCCACCCTGGGCCAGCAGGTCGGCTTCCGCCGCGAGCTGGAGGCGGTCATCGAGCTGGCGAAGCGCAACGGCGCGGCCGCGGACCCGCTGATCCGCGACCGTATCGCCCGGGCCTGGACGGGTCTGGAGACGATCCGGTTCAACGCCCTGCGCATGCTGAAGGGCGTCGCGGCCGGGGCCCCCGGCCCCGAAGCCTCGATCGGGAAGATCTTCTGGGCCACCTGGCACCGGGAGCTGGGCGAACTCGCCATGGACGTCTGCGGTGCCGGCGGCATGCTCGCGGCCGGCGAGCCGTACGACCTGACCGACTGGCAGCGGCTGTTCCTCTTCTCCCGCTCCGACACCCTCTACGCCGGGTCGAACGAGATCCAGCGGAACATCATCGCCGAGCGCGTCCTCGGCCTGCCCAAGGAGGCCCGCCCATGA
- a CDS encoding enoyl-CoA hydratase gives MSAAHDEARAMPDGPVLYEKRGPVATVTMNRPDYRNAQNSAMTYALDRAFYRAADDDEVKVMVLAGTGKHFSAGHDIGSPERDAHLPFARKAGLWWDHSDKAGAEGRFARESEVYLGMCRRWRELPKPVIASVQGACVAGGLMLAWVCDLIVASDDAFFADPVVRMGIPGVEFFAHPWVMPPRIAKEFLYTGDRMSARRAYEIGMVNRVVPREELADRTMELAEQIADMPRMGLALTKRAVNQAEDLQGLHAGLDSVFGLHHLAHAHNAETAEDSLGGMDIRAMKAAGTKEA, from the coding sequence ATGTCCGCTGCCCACGACGAGGCCCGGGCGATGCCCGACGGCCCGGTGCTCTACGAGAAGCGGGGCCCGGTCGCTACCGTCACCATGAACCGGCCCGACTACCGCAACGCCCAGAACTCCGCGATGACCTACGCCCTGGACCGCGCCTTCTACCGCGCTGCCGACGACGACGAGGTCAAGGTCATGGTCCTCGCCGGCACGGGAAAGCACTTCTCCGCCGGGCACGACATCGGCAGCCCCGAGCGTGACGCCCACCTGCCGTTCGCCCGCAAGGCCGGACTGTGGTGGGACCACTCGGACAAGGCGGGCGCCGAAGGCCGCTTCGCCCGCGAGTCCGAGGTCTACCTGGGCATGTGCCGCCGCTGGCGCGAGCTGCCCAAGCCCGTGATCGCCTCGGTGCAGGGCGCATGCGTCGCGGGCGGGCTGATGCTCGCCTGGGTCTGTGACCTGATCGTCGCCTCCGACGACGCGTTCTTCGCCGACCCCGTGGTGCGGATGGGCATCCCCGGTGTCGAGTTCTTCGCCCACCCGTGGGTGATGCCCCCGCGGATCGCCAAGGAGTTCCTCTACACCGGTGACCGGATGAGCGCCCGGCGGGCGTACGAGATCGGCATGGTCAACCGGGTGGTGCCACGCGAGGAACTGGCCGACCGGACCATGGAGTTGGCGGAGCAGATCGCCGACATGCCGCGGATGGGCCTGGCGCTGACCAAGCGCGCGGTCAACCAGGCCGAGGACCTGCAGGGGCTGCACGCCGGGCTGGACTCCGTGTTCGGACTGCACCACCTCGCCCACGCCCACAACGCCGAGACCGCCGAGGACTCCCTCGGCGGCATGGACATCCGCGCCATGAAGGCGGCCGGAACGAAGGAGGCCTGA